A single window of Mycolicibacterium aurum DNA harbors:
- a CDS encoding phosphatidylserine decarboxylase yields MARRPDLKTGPARLAALVRSSVPPMHPEGLPFVGVSLAVAFAGRSNRWLRRAGLASAAANAAFFRHPPRKPPSRPGVVVAPADGLICLIEHEIPPAELGLPAVPLPRISIFLSLLDAHVQRAPIGGEVVAVKHRPGLFVSAELAAASADNERNSVVIRNPDGAEVIAVQIAGLLARRIVCNVAAGDKIGLGDTYGLIRYGSRLDTYLPAGSTILVEVGQRALAGETVLAELP; encoded by the coding sequence ATGGCCAGACGCCCCGACCTCAAGACAGGACCAGCGCGGCTGGCGGCTTTGGTCCGCTCGTCCGTTCCCCCGATGCATCCGGAAGGTCTGCCGTTCGTCGGCGTCAGCCTCGCGGTCGCCTTCGCGGGACGAAGCAACCGGTGGTTGCGCCGCGCCGGACTCGCCTCCGCGGCCGCCAACGCCGCCTTCTTCCGCCACCCGCCACGCAAGCCACCGAGCCGGCCCGGCGTCGTCGTCGCCCCGGCAGACGGACTCATCTGCCTGATCGAGCACGAGATCCCGCCGGCCGAACTCGGGCTTCCCGCAGTGCCTTTGCCGCGGATCAGCATCTTCCTCTCCCTGCTGGACGCGCACGTGCAGCGCGCCCCGATCGGTGGCGAGGTGGTGGCCGTCAAGCACCGGCCCGGCCTGTTCGTCTCTGCCGAGCTGGCCGCAGCCAGCGCGGACAACGAGCGCAACAGCGTCGTCATCCGCAACCCAGACGGCGCCGAGGTCATCGCCGTGCAGATCGCGGGCCTGCTCGCCCGCCGCATCGTCTGCAACGTCGCGGCCGGCGACAAGATCGGCCTCGGTGACACCTACGGGCTGATCCGCTACGGCTCACGCCTGGACACCTACCTGCCCGCAGGGTCCACCATCCTGGTCGAGGTCGGGCAGCGAGCCCTGGCCGGCGAGACCGTGCTGGCCGAGTTGCCATGA
- the moeA gene encoding molybdopterin molybdotransferase MoeA yields MRTVDEHRRIVAARITPRPAENVPTPDALGLVLAEDVVAPLSLPNFDNSAMDGYAVHVGDIAGASDATPVRLPVAEDIPAGRTDIPTLAPGTAHRIMTGAPLPMGATTVVPVEATDGAVDTVTIREGKKEGQHIRRAGEDVTAGTTVLRAGQLLTPAALGLAAALGLGELPVIPRLRVLVLSTGTELVAPGIPLQPGQIYESNAVMLAAAVRDAGAEAAVAPMTTDDVDAFRETLRQHTAAGADLVITTGGVSAGAYEVVKDALSGTVEFVKVAMQPGMPQGSGVLDDGTPIVTLPGNPVSALVSFEVFVRPALRVAMGLTDTERPRRTAMLTEDLTSPRGKRQFRRGVFDPVTDTVSGYGPPASHHLRWLASANCLLELDEDVAEVAAGSRVQVWDLR; encoded by the coding sequence ATGCGCACCGTCGACGAACACCGGCGCATCGTCGCCGCCCGGATCACGCCGCGCCCGGCCGAGAACGTGCCGACACCCGACGCACTCGGCCTGGTTCTCGCCGAGGATGTGGTTGCGCCGCTGTCGCTGCCCAACTTCGACAACTCCGCGATGGACGGGTACGCCGTGCACGTCGGCGACATCGCGGGCGCCTCCGACGCCACCCCGGTGCGGTTGCCCGTCGCCGAGGACATCCCGGCGGGCCGCACCGACATCCCGACGCTCGCCCCCGGCACGGCGCACCGCATCATGACCGGCGCGCCGCTGCCGATGGGCGCGACCACGGTGGTCCCGGTCGAGGCCACCGACGGCGCCGTCGACACCGTCACGATCCGGGAGGGTAAGAAGGAGGGGCAGCACATCCGGCGCGCCGGCGAGGACGTCACCGCGGGAACCACGGTGCTGCGGGCCGGCCAACTCCTCACCCCCGCCGCGCTGGGACTGGCTGCTGCGCTGGGACTCGGCGAGCTGCCGGTGATCCCGCGCCTGCGGGTGCTCGTGCTGTCGACGGGCACCGAGTTGGTGGCCCCCGGCATACCGCTGCAGCCGGGTCAGATCTACGAATCGAACGCGGTGATGCTCGCCGCGGCCGTCCGCGACGCCGGCGCCGAGGCGGCGGTGGCGCCGATGACCACCGACGACGTTGACGCGTTTCGCGAAACCCTGCGTCAGCACACGGCGGCCGGCGCCGACCTGGTCATCACGACCGGCGGGGTCAGCGCGGGCGCCTACGAGGTGGTCAAGGACGCGCTGAGCGGCACCGTCGAGTTCGTCAAGGTCGCAATGCAGCCCGGGATGCCGCAGGGCTCCGGCGTCCTCGACGACGGCACCCCGATCGTCACGTTGCCGGGGAACCCGGTCAGCGCGCTGGTGTCCTTCGAGGTGTTCGTCCGTCCGGCGCTGCGCGTCGCCATGGGGCTGACGGACACCGAGCGGCCCCGCCGCACCGCGATGCTCACCGAGGACCTCACCTCGCCCCGCGGCAAGCGGCAGTTCCGCCGCGGGGTGTTCGACCCGGTGACCGACACCGTCAGCGGATACGGGCCCCCGGCCTCGCACCACCTGCGGTGGCTCGCGTCGGCGAACTGCCTGCTTGAGCTCGACGAGGACGTCGCCGAGGTGGCCGCGGGCTCACGCGTTCAGGTCTGGGACCTGCGGTAG
- a CDS encoding SDR family NAD(P)-dependent oxidoreductase has translation MTKWTAADVPDQSGRVAIVTGANTGIGYEAALVLAGKGAKVVVAVRNLDKGAAAVAALKRVHPGADVTVQELDLSSLASVRAAAEDLGAALPRIDLLINNAGVMYPPKQTTADGFELQFGTNHLGHFALTGLLLHNLLDVPGSRVVTVASLAHRQLADIHFDDLQWERKYNRVAAYGQSKLANLMFTYELQRRLGAAGASTIAVAAHPGISNTELMRHVPGTSIPGVMKLAGLVTNSPAVGALPTLRAATDPAVQGGQYYGPSGFQEAVGHPVLVESNAKSHDVAVQKRLWTVSEELTGVSYPL, from the coding sequence ATGACCAAATGGACCGCGGCCGACGTGCCCGACCAGTCCGGCCGGGTGGCCATCGTCACCGGCGCCAACACCGGCATCGGATACGAGGCGGCACTGGTGCTCGCCGGTAAGGGCGCCAAAGTCGTGGTCGCGGTGCGCAACCTGGACAAGGGCGCGGCCGCGGTGGCCGCGCTCAAGCGGGTCCACCCCGGCGCCGACGTCACCGTGCAGGAGCTCGACCTGTCCTCGCTGGCGAGCGTCCGCGCCGCCGCCGAGGACCTGGGGGCCGCCCTCCCCCGGATCGACTTGCTGATCAACAACGCCGGCGTGATGTATCCGCCCAAGCAGACCACCGCCGACGGCTTCGAGTTGCAGTTCGGCACCAACCACCTCGGCCACTTCGCCCTCACCGGCCTCCTGCTGCACAACCTGCTCGACGTCCCCGGTTCGCGCGTGGTGACGGTGGCCAGCCTGGCTCACCGGCAGCTGGCCGACATCCACTTCGACGACCTGCAGTGGGAGCGCAAGTACAACCGCGTCGCCGCCTACGGGCAGTCGAAGCTGGCCAACCTCATGTTCACCTACGAGCTGCAGCGCAGACTCGGGGCTGCCGGCGCGTCGACGATCGCGGTGGCCGCCCACCCCGGCATCTCCAACACCGAGTTGATGCGCCACGTCCCCGGCACCAGCATTCCGGGCGTCATGAAGCTGGCCGGGCTGGTGACCAACAGCCCCGCGGTCGGCGCGCTGCCCACGCTGCGGGCAGCCACCGATCCCGCCGTGCAGGGCGGCCAGTACTACGGACCCTCGGGGTTCCAGGAGGCCGTCGGCCACCCCGTCCTGGTCGAGTCGAACGCGAAGTCCCACGACGTGGCGGTGCAGAAGCGGCTGTGGACCGTCTCCGAGGAGCTGACCGGCGTGAGCTACCCCCTCTGA
- a CDS encoding PH domain-containing protein yields the protein MHLVEPAHPPSRKAPLVWAIGSAIPWVVAVVAQVVWFVLDGRAPWLHLLLAGATAVAIVVSVVVAPLWRYRVHRWDMDATAVYTRTGWLVQERRIAPISRVQTVDTYRGPLDRLFGLANVTVTTASSAGAVRIVALDVDVADRVVAQLTDIAALGAGDAT from the coding sequence GTGCACCTGGTTGAACCGGCGCACCCGCCGAGCCGGAAAGCGCCACTGGTCTGGGCTATCGGGTCAGCCATCCCGTGGGTCGTCGCGGTCGTGGCGCAGGTCGTGTGGTTCGTGCTCGACGGCCGCGCTCCCTGGCTGCATCTGCTGCTCGCCGGCGCCACCGCGGTCGCAATCGTGGTGTCGGTGGTCGTCGCCCCGCTGTGGCGATACCGGGTGCACCGCTGGGACATGGACGCAACCGCGGTGTACACCCGGACGGGTTGGCTGGTGCAGGAGCGCCGGATCGCGCCCATCTCCCGGGTGCAGACCGTCGACACCTACCGCGGCCCGCTGGATCGGCTGTTCGGGTTGGCGAACGTGACGGTGACGACGGCGTCGTCGGCCGGTGCCGTGCGCATCGTCGCCCTCGACGTGGACGTCGCCGACCGGGTGGTGGCGCAGCTGACCGACATCGCGGCGCTGGGGGCCGGGGACGCCACGTGA
- a CDS encoding PH domain-containing protein: MLLVHPVHEVVRQLPVLIGTLVLGSATGNPVWTLIGVGLVLAYGLARWFTTTYRIGTDEVQLRTGVLQRNVLSVPRSRIRSVSTDARLLHRLLGLTVLQVSTGQEVKGDKAFELDAVPAAEVARLRAILLADSLVSAETGDRSSVLARWQPSWLRYSPLTPTGLVMIVAALGVVSQTGVLAALRDSPLIRAGEDAAEDAGAVAVVAAVGAVVLIASVALSVSQSLLTYANLLLRRDSEVLHLSHGLLRVREHTFDMRRLRGGTLREPLLVRLFGGARLDAVMTGVTGAGEASQLLPPCPRGTAEAVLIELIEQPDAVHGPLVSHGPVAARRRWTRAMMLPALVVVALAVLAAGTVPLWAWAVAAALTVFSVFLAVDRTRSLGHRVGDGWLVARAGSLARRRDCVAAAGIVGWTVRQTLFQRRAGVATLVAATAAGVKHYELIDVPAEIAWSVAATTSPWVASSKWAHS, translated from the coding sequence ATGTTGCTCGTGCACCCCGTGCACGAAGTGGTGCGCCAGCTTCCGGTGCTGATCGGGACGCTGGTGCTGGGCTCGGCGACCGGGAATCCGGTCTGGACGCTGATCGGTGTCGGCCTGGTGCTCGCGTATGGACTGGCCCGCTGGTTCACCACGACGTACCGCATCGGGACTGACGAGGTGCAGCTGCGCACCGGGGTGTTGCAGCGCAACGTGCTGTCGGTGCCCCGCAGCCGGATCAGGTCGGTGTCGACGGACGCGCGGCTGCTGCACCGGCTGCTCGGCCTGACCGTGCTGCAGGTCAGTACTGGCCAGGAAGTCAAGGGGGACAAGGCTTTCGAACTGGACGCGGTTCCGGCGGCCGAGGTGGCGCGACTGCGGGCGATCCTGCTTGCGGACTCGCTGGTGTCTGCCGAGACCGGTGACCGCTCCAGCGTGCTGGCCCGGTGGCAACCGTCGTGGCTGCGCTACAGCCCGCTGACGCCGACCGGGCTGGTGATGATCGTCGCCGCGCTGGGTGTGGTGAGTCAGACGGGAGTGCTTGCCGCGCTGCGGGATTCACCGCTTATTCGGGCAGGCGAGGATGCCGCCGAGGATGCGGGCGCTGTCGCGGTGGTTGCCGCGGTGGGGGCGGTGGTGCTGATCGCCTCGGTCGCGCTGTCGGTGTCGCAGTCGCTGCTCACGTACGCCAACCTGCTGTTGCGCCGCGACTCCGAGGTCTTGCACCTGTCGCACGGGCTGCTGCGGGTGCGGGAGCACACGTTCGACATGCGGCGGCTGCGCGGCGGCACGCTGAGAGAACCGCTGCTGGTGCGGCTGTTCGGCGGCGCCCGCCTGGACGCGGTGATGACCGGCGTCACCGGCGCGGGCGAGGCATCCCAGTTGCTCCCACCGTGTCCGCGCGGCACCGCCGAGGCGGTACTGATCGAGCTGATCGAGCAGCCGGACGCGGTGCACGGCCCCTTGGTTTCGCACGGGCCGGTGGCGGCACGGCGGCGCTGGACCAGGGCGATGATGCTGCCCGCGCTCGTGGTCGTCGCTCTCGCGGTGCTGGCGGCCGGCACGGTTCCGCTCTGGGCGTGGGCCGTGGCTGCGGCCCTGACGGTTTTCAGCGTGTTTCTCGCGGTCGACCGCACCCGGTCCCTGGGCCACCGCGTCGGCGACGGCTGGTTGGTGGCGCGGGCGGGCAGTCTGGCGCGGCGCCGCGATTGCGTGGCCGCGGCGGGCATCGTCGGGTGGACGGTGCGCCAGACGCTGTTTCAGCGCAGGGCCGGGGTGGCCACGCTGGTCGCCGCGACCGCGGCCGGCGTGAAGCACTACGAGCTGATCGACGTACCGGCCGAGATCGCGTGGTCGGTGGCGGCGACGACGTCACCATGGGTGGCCTCGAGCAAGTGGGCGCACAGCTAG
- a CDS encoding HAD-IIA family hydrolase, with product MAIGGVLFDIDGVLVTSWKPIPGAAESLAALADKQIACAYLTNTTTRTRAQIADLLTEAGMAVRSDEVITAAVLTADYVRNRYPDARCFLVNSGQIAEDMPGIDLVYSSDFDGPRAPEAPDVVLLGGAGPEYSHLTLSWVYDWMAQGVPVVAMHRSTSWTTTDGLRVDTGMYLIGMEQTSGRKATAVGKPAPEGFLSASSRLGVDPDEMYMIGDDLNNDVLAAQVVGMTGVLVRTGKFRQDTLDRWAADEFAMQPNHVIDSVADLPELLGL from the coding sequence ATGGCTATCGGTGGAGTGCTCTTCGACATCGATGGCGTGCTGGTCACGTCATGGAAGCCGATCCCCGGTGCCGCGGAGTCCCTGGCGGCGTTGGCGGACAAGCAGATCGCCTGCGCCTACCTGACCAACACGACCACCCGGACCCGCGCGCAGATCGCCGACCTGTTGACCGAGGCGGGCATGGCGGTCCGCTCCGACGAGGTGATCACCGCGGCGGTCCTGACCGCCGACTACGTGCGCAACCGCTACCCGGATGCCCGCTGCTTCCTGGTCAACAGCGGACAGATCGCCGAGGACATGCCCGGCATCGACCTCGTCTACTCGAGCGACTTCGACGGGCCCCGCGCACCCGAGGCGCCCGATGTGGTGCTGCTGGGCGGCGCCGGTCCCGAGTACAGCCACCTCACGCTGTCCTGGGTCTACGACTGGATGGCCCAAGGCGTCCCGGTGGTGGCGATGCACCGCAGCACGTCGTGGACCACCACCGACGGCCTGCGGGTGGACACGGGCATGTATCTGATCGGGATGGAGCAGACGTCGGGCCGCAAGGCCACTGCCGTCGGCAAGCCCGCGCCGGAGGGCTTTCTGTCCGCGTCGAGCCGGCTGGGGGTGGATCCCGACGAGATGTACATGATCGGCGACGACCTCAACAACGACGTGCTCGCCGCGCAGGTGGTCGGCATGACCGGGGTGCTGGTGCGCACCGGCAAGTTCCGCCAGGACACGCTGGACCGTTGGGCGGCAGACGAATTCGCCATGCAGCCGAACCACGTCATCGATTCGGTGGCCGACCTGCCGGAGCTGCTCGGGTTGTAG
- a CDS encoding TIGR03621 family F420-dependent LLM class oxidoreductase, translated as MTTDAHRRRPLRFGLTTALPRNGADSRAFAQRVESAGVDVLTFADHLAPVTAPFSGATAAAAVTSRLVVGTLVLNNDLRHPVDTAREAAGVATVSDGRFELGIGAGHMKSEYDAAGIAFDRAGMRVSRLVESVGVIRKLIDGDAVDLDGQHYRIHAAAGELLAPPPHRVPTLIGGNGTRVLELAGRMADIVGLAGISHNHDATQVRLSHFDAAGVADRIAVVREAAGDRFAEIELNALIQAVVLSDDRRRTAEELASDFGAAPEALLASPFILIGSHEQMAEQLVARQREFGISYWTVFDELPGRSSALPDITEVIALLR; from the coding sequence GTGACCACGGACGCGCATCGCAGACGCCCCCTGCGCTTCGGCCTGACCACCGCTCTGCCGCGCAATGGCGCGGACTCTCGGGCGTTCGCACAACGGGTCGAGTCCGCGGGAGTCGATGTGCTGACCTTCGCCGACCATCTGGCGCCGGTGACCGCACCGTTCAGCGGTGCGACGGCAGCCGCGGCAGTGACATCGCGTTTGGTTGTCGGGACCCTGGTCCTCAACAACGACCTCCGGCACCCCGTCGATACCGCGAGGGAGGCCGCAGGAGTCGCGACGGTCTCCGACGGCCGCTTCGAACTGGGCATCGGCGCCGGGCACATGAAATCCGAGTACGACGCCGCCGGAATTGCGTTCGACCGTGCCGGGATGCGGGTGTCGCGGCTCGTCGAGTCGGTGGGCGTCATCCGCAAGCTCATCGACGGGGACGCCGTGGATCTCGACGGACAGCATTACCGCATCCACGCGGCGGCGGGCGAGCTGCTGGCGCCGCCGCCACATCGGGTTCCTACACTGATCGGCGGCAACGGAACCCGGGTCCTCGAGCTTGCCGGACGGATGGCCGATATCGTCGGGCTGGCCGGAATCTCCCACAATCACGACGCCACCCAGGTGCGGTTGAGTCATTTCGATGCCGCAGGCGTGGCCGACCGGATCGCCGTCGTCCGCGAGGCGGCGGGGGACCGCTTCGCAGAGATCGAGCTCAACGCGCTGATTCAGGCGGTGGTCCTGAGCGATGACCGTCGGCGGACCGCCGAGGAACTCGCCTCGGACTTCGGTGCTGCGCCCGAGGCGCTGCTGGCGTCGCCGTTCATCCTGATCGGCAGCCATGAGCAGATGGCCGAACAGCTGGTGGCCCGTCAGCGTGAGTTCGGGATCAGCTACTGGACGGTGTTCGACGAGTTGCCCGGCCGGTCCTCAGCGCTCCCCGACATCACCGAGGTGATCGCGCTGCTCCGATGA
- a CDS encoding SRPBCC family protein — protein MTETMIVRTTVDAPPSDVFAVLADPANHAAIDGTGWVRDALDGQRLTETGQMFRIAMYHDNHPDGHYEMANKVIAYDQDRAIGWEPGQAGDGGEVVYGGWTWRYDLEAAGPRQTTVTLTYDWSGVPAELREHIQFPPFPVVHLENSLANLAKLATS, from the coding sequence ATGACCGAAACGATGATTGTGAGGACGACCGTCGACGCACCGCCTTCCGATGTGTTTGCCGTACTCGCCGATCCCGCCAACCACGCCGCGATCGACGGCACCGGCTGGGTGCGCGACGCGCTTGACGGGCAGCGCCTCACCGAGACCGGCCAGATGTTCCGGATCGCGATGTACCACGACAACCATCCGGACGGGCACTACGAGATGGCCAACAAGGTCATCGCGTACGACCAGGACCGTGCGATCGGCTGGGAGCCCGGCCAGGCCGGCGACGGCGGCGAGGTCGTGTACGGCGGGTGGACATGGCGCTACGACCTCGAGGCGGCCGGCCCCCGGCAGACCACGGTGACACTGACCTACGACTGGTCGGGCGTGCCCGCGGAGCTGCGCGAGCACATCCAGTTCCCGCCGTTCCCCGTTGTGCATCTCGAGAACTCGCTGGCCAACTTGGCGAAGCTGGCCACGAGCTGA
- a CDS encoding FAD-dependent oxidoreductase, giving the protein MTRIGGHAVVLGASMAGLLAARVLTDFYDRVTVIERDVLGDTAAPRRGVPQSRQPHVVLARCGQILEELFPGIGDELVGDGAHEWRDGDLSRLYTRFGGHLITQSGRIQDPSALKIFYASRPFIESHVRRRVRGLSTLTIVDGHGVDSLTEHAGVVTGVRVTRELDKASRTLAADLVVDATGRGSRTPALLEQMGYPRPREEQLTVNVSYVSMPVRIPDVSLHEYLFIDMFVPGRSHGFAMSRCENDDWVVLVGTLGKHVPPPASVAELMEHAERLMPAHAFQALRTGTPLADIALHRFPASRWRRYDQMARFPDRLLVTGDAVCSFNPIYGQGMTVAAIDAVALHACLRRGADALARRYHREAAKSIQVAWRTAVGSDLALPEVEGRRTLPTKVSNAFIDRILLAAESDPWVAQEFQRVTGMLEPPARLLRPAMLYRVLGKRGDRERSAQTRVSSTA; this is encoded by the coding sequence ATGACGCGAATCGGGGGACACGCGGTCGTGCTCGGCGCCAGCATGGCGGGCCTGCTGGCCGCCAGAGTGCTGACGGACTTCTACGACCGCGTGACGGTGATCGAGCGCGATGTCCTCGGCGACACCGCCGCTCCGCGGCGCGGGGTGCCGCAGAGCAGGCAGCCTCACGTGGTGCTGGCCCGGTGCGGTCAGATTCTGGAGGAACTGTTTCCTGGTATCGGAGACGAGCTGGTCGGAGACGGCGCGCACGAATGGCGCGACGGTGACCTTTCCCGCCTCTACACGCGGTTCGGAGGTCACCTCATCACCCAGTCGGGTCGGATCCAGGACCCGTCTGCACTGAAGATCTTCTACGCGAGCCGCCCGTTCATCGAAAGCCATGTGCGTCGCCGCGTCCGCGGACTTTCGACACTCACCATTGTCGACGGTCACGGCGTCGACTCGCTGACAGAGCACGCCGGTGTGGTAACCGGGGTGCGGGTCACGCGCGAGCTGGATAAGGCCTCTCGCACACTGGCCGCCGATCTGGTCGTCGACGCCACCGGCCGCGGGTCACGAACCCCGGCGCTCCTGGAGCAGATGGGCTACCCGCGCCCACGGGAAGAGCAGCTCACAGTGAACGTCAGCTATGTGAGCATGCCGGTGCGTATTCCCGACGTGTCGCTGCACGAATACCTCTTCATCGACATGTTCGTGCCGGGTCGATCTCACGGGTTCGCGATGTCCCGCTGCGAGAACGATGACTGGGTGGTGCTCGTGGGGACGCTGGGTAAACACGTGCCACCACCCGCCAGTGTCGCGGAGCTCATGGAACACGCCGAACGACTGATGCCCGCACACGCATTCCAGGCGTTACGGACCGGCACGCCATTGGCTGACATTGCGCTGCACCGGTTTCCGGCGAGCAGGTGGCGTCGCTACGACCAGATGGCTCGCTTTCCCGATCGGCTGCTGGTCACCGGGGACGCCGTCTGCAGCTTCAATCCGATTTACGGGCAGGGTATGACGGTGGCGGCTATCGACGCGGTAGCGCTACATGCCTGCCTGCGCCGCGGGGCCGATGCATTGGCTCGCAGATACCATCGCGAGGCCGCAAAGAGCATCCAGGTGGCGTGGCGCACAGCGGTCGGGTCGGACCTCGCGCTGCCCGAGGTCGAGGGGCGGCGGACATTGCCGACGAAGGTGAGCAACGCCTTCATCGATCGGATTCTCCTTGCAGCCGAGAGCGATCCATGGGTCGCCCAAGAATTCCAGCGGGTCACCGGGATGCTCGAGCCGCCCGCGCGCCTGCTCCGGCCCGCGATGCTCTATCGGGTCCTGGGTAAGCGCGGTGACCGCGAGAGGTCGGCGCAGACAAGGGTCTCCTCTACGGCGTGA
- a CDS encoding helix-turn-helix transcriptional regulator, translating into MITIEQFSRIVTEVHAAALTPRRWVDALELARSSFGGTASGLISGSQGNRDVRHCTVYDEPAMRAYQEYYCQFDYVLAAVDTSALGLVHSGESLVALEPRSEFHADWMRPYEMDDGLFVRLTSGPMPCCFLVAAPRRGDGFASADNVRAFNALVPHFQQALRTHDALTQLRDQADTRVHPVETIAAAALLVGPDAAVLRHNRAAETLVRDAAEVAVRSGRLRLSLAPADTEFRRAVACATGARRTGTRTGDSLLVPRAGARNPLVVHISPFADNGSDDRPGRALVVIVDPDKQRRPPKHLLRSLFGLTRAEIDVALLISGGSSPSAVADELSLSLATVKTHVQHVYDKTDTHRQAELVRLLLAITP; encoded by the coding sequence ATGATCACGATCGAGCAATTCTCGCGAATAGTCACCGAGGTACACGCCGCAGCGCTGACGCCGCGGCGATGGGTGGACGCGCTGGAGTTGGCGCGTTCGTCGTTCGGCGGGACCGCCAGCGGTTTGATCAGCGGCAGCCAAGGCAACCGAGACGTGCGGCATTGCACGGTGTACGACGAGCCGGCCATGCGGGCGTATCAGGAGTACTACTGCCAGTTCGACTATGTCCTGGCCGCGGTCGACACCAGCGCGCTGGGCCTGGTGCACAGCGGGGAGTCCCTGGTCGCGCTCGAGCCGCGCTCGGAGTTCCACGCCGACTGGATGCGCCCTTACGAGATGGACGACGGCCTGTTCGTCCGTCTCACCTCTGGACCGATGCCGTGCTGCTTCCTGGTGGCGGCACCACGGCGCGGCGACGGTTTCGCCAGTGCCGACAACGTCAGGGCGTTCAATGCCCTGGTCCCCCACTTTCAGCAGGCGCTGCGCACCCACGACGCGCTCACCCAACTCCGCGACCAGGCGGACACGCGCGTGCACCCGGTGGAGACGATCGCAGCCGCAGCACTGCTCGTCGGTCCTGACGCCGCGGTGCTCCGGCACAATCGCGCGGCCGAAACGCTCGTCCGCGACGCCGCTGAGGTGGCCGTGCGTTCCGGCCGTCTCCGGTTATCGCTTGCCCCGGCCGACACCGAGTTCCGCCGCGCCGTCGCCTGCGCGACGGGTGCCCGCCGCACCGGAACACGCACCGGAGATTCACTGCTGGTGCCACGTGCAGGCGCGCGAAACCCGTTGGTTGTGCACATATCTCCCTTTGCCGACAACGGCAGTGACGACAGACCGGGTCGGGCGCTCGTCGTCATCGTGGACCCCGATAAACAACGACGGCCCCCGAAACATCTGTTGCGCAGCCTGTTCGGCCTCACCAGAGCCGAGATCGACGTGGCCTTACTCATCAGTGGAGGGTCCAGCCCGTCGGCCGTCGCCGATGAGTTGTCGCTGTCACTGGCCACGGTGAAGACGCACGTCCAGCACGTCTACGACAAGACCGACACGCACCGGCAGGCCGAGCTGGTGCGGCTGCTCCTGGCCATCACGCCGTAG